From Spiroplasma endosymbiont of Diplazon laetatorius:
TAAAAAAAATATTAGACTCTGATTTTAAAGTTAACTTAAAAAAAATTGATTTGAATAAATATATAATTAATGACTTTAATACATTATTTGCAAAAAAAATGTATGATGTAAAAATAGAAAATTCTACAAAAACTATTGAAATAGATAACAATATAATCTTTTTTGAAAGTGAAAAAGATGAATTAGAAATGGAATTTTTATAAAAAATAACAAAAAAAGCTTTTTTTTGTTATAATTTTTGAGTATTGATGTTTTTACGTTGATTTGATTTTACCCTGAATCACTTCTTTGTTAAAACAAACTCAATCAAGAATTAAAAGGGGGATTTTAGATATGGTTTCTAAATCACAAATTGAAAGTATCGTAAAAGAATATGGAGATAACGGTAAAGACACTGGTAAAGCAGAAGTAAAAATCGCAATCTTAACTCAAGATATTCAAAACTTAACAGAGCACTTAAACTTACACAAAAAAGATATTACTTCAAGAAGAAGTTTATTAAAAAAAGTTGCTCAAAGAAGACACTTATTAAATTTCTTATTTAAAAAAGATGTTGAAAGATACAAAACAATCATTGAAAAATTAAAAATTAGAAAATAAAAAGTCTTTAGACTTTTTATTTTTTTAACTTAGAGCAATTCCACTAGATAACTTTTAAAAAATAATGTATAATAAAAACATATTTTGGTACAAATAATAAGTTTTTATCAAAATTTAGTATTGTTTATTAGAAAGACGGTGTACTACATGGCAACTGCAACAAAAAAAACTACAGCAAAAAAACCAGATAAAACTGCTGTGAAAAAAGCTGCTGCAAACAAAAAAAGAGCAGAACACATTCAAACTAGAAAAAAAGCTAGTGATCCAAAACCAGAAAAAATTGTTAACAAAACTATCAAATTAAGTGATGGTCAAGAAAAATTCGTTTGAGAAAAAGCTGATCCAGTATCAGCAACAAACGCTTCAATCTATAGACAAGATATAGCTGGAGCTATCATGAAAATTTCTGAATATGGACAAGCTTCAGAATTTGGGTGAGTTTACAGCTTAATTGATCCAGAGGGAGAAACAGATGACGTAAATAACGTTGTTGCTCTACACTGAATGAATGCAAAAGTTAAACGTAAACCAGATGAAAACTGAACAGCTGTTGTAACTGGTGGAAGAGATATCACAGGATTATTCAATCAAAAGAAAGATACAAAAATCGTGGGAAATCAACTATCAAAAACAAGAAAAACAGTTTTATTCCAACCTTCAAAAGTTGAACCTAAAAAAGTTAACGTTCAAATTAGAACTGCAACTGGAAAAAAATAATAAAAAAACTCTACTAGAAGTAGGGTTTTTTTATTATATAATATAAGAGTCCTTCGGGACGCCAAGAATATTTGTTATTCTTTATGTTTGCGTGAGATATTAAAGACCGCTCAATAAATAAGTATTTCCTTTCTCATGCATTTGATAGCGGGTGGGAATATTTTTTTTTGTCTTTTTTTAGGGGGTTGGATTAATTATGAACAAAATAATAGTAATAGTTGGTCCAACTGCAAGCGGTAAGACTGATTTATCGGTAAAAATAGCAAAAGAATTTAATGGAGAGTGTATTAACTCAGATTCTACTCAAATTTTTAAAGGAACAGATATAGCAACTAATAAAATAACTTTAGAAGAAATGCAAGGTGTAAAACATCACTTAATTTCTATAAAAGAAGTAAATGAAACATATTCTGTAGCGGATTTTCAAAAAGAAGCTAGAGAAAAGGTTGCTAAGATATTGGAGCAAGGAAAAATTCCAATTATCGTTGGTGGTACCGGACTTTATACTAATGCCGTATTAATGGATTATAACTTTTCAAGTGATGATCACATTAAAGATTATGAAAAACAATATGAAAATCTCTCAAATGAACAAGTTTGAGATATTTTAAATTCTAAGGATGAGTTAGAAGCTCAAAAAATACATCCTAATAACAGATATAGATTAATTAGAGCTTTAGAAATAATTGAATTAAATGGAGTTCAAAAAAGCGAAATTATTAAAGATAATAAAAAGTATATTTATGACAATTTGCTAATAATTGGATTATTTCCACAAAGAGAACATTTATATAGTAAAATAAATAATAGGGTACTTACTTTGACAGATAGAGGCTTATTTAAAGAAATCGAAGATGCTTGAAAAGCTAACGATTACAATAAAAAAGCTCAATCTTTAAAATGTATAGGAGGTCCAGAAATTATAAAATATCTTGAAAAAGAGATATCTTATGATGAATGTATCGAACTTATGCAGAAAAATAATAGGCACTATGCAAGAAGGCAATTAACTTGATTCAGAAATCAACTAGATAATGTAACTTGATTTGAACATGATTATTCAAATTATGATCAAGTAACAGATGAAATAGTTGAATTCATTAAAAATAATATTTAGTTTTTTAAAATTGAATACAAGTTAGGAGACTTACTTATGTTATCTGTATACGAACGTGTAGAGAACTTAATTAAGGACAATAAGAATACTACTTTTAAATTAATTGGAAAGCAAATCTTAACTGATTGATCAGTTGGGGTTTTTAAAAGTCAAAATGAGATTAGTGAATCTTGTTTTGTATCTTTGGCAACAGTTACACAATTTGCAAAAGCTTGTTTGTGTGAAGGTTACAAAGAGCTTTCTATTAGATTAAGAGTTGAGTATGAAAATGTTATGCAAAATCAATCAAAAACTGTCATCGGAAGTGAAACAGATGAGGCAGGTATGAGATCTGTTATTTGTCATTGAGTAAATGAAAATGACAACTTTTTGTTAGATTTGGCTAATAAAATTAATGAGAAAAGAAAAGTTTGAATTTGTCCATCATATCAGTCAATGTATGCTGCTAAATTTTTAGAAGATGTGCTGACAAATGTTGGAATTCAAGCAAAAATAATTGATATGTCTATTAACCTAGAGGTCGGGAAACATTTAGAGTTTAATGATGAATTAATAGTTATTTTGTTAACGGGCAGAGACACTGAAACAACAGTTATTGCACTAGAATATCTTCTTAAAGCTAAAAATGAGATATTCGTTATTACTACACCAAGCAATATATCAGAACTGCCAGCTATAAAAGAACTTAAACATATGCTTGTGAATTTTCAAGATAATAATTTCTTTTATAAGTATAGATGTTACGCATTAATTACATTGTTCTTTTCATTAAGTGAAAAAATAAAATAAGAATTTATATTAAATCTGAAAAAAAATAAAAAATATTTTAAAAGTATTGACATCCGCAAAGCAATTATATATATTTATTAATGTAATTAATTCGCGGGTGTAGTTTAATGGTAGAACTTCAGCCTTCCAAGCTGACTGTGAGGGTTCGATTCCCTTCACCCGCTCCATTACGAAATTCAAATCCCATAAGGGATTTTTTTTATTTATAATTAGAAATAGATTAAGTAGGGTGAAAAAAATGAAAAACAATTTTTTAACTGATTTTAATAAGTCAAGAACTCCTTTCTTTAAAAGTTTGGGATTTTTAATGATAGAAGCTATTATTCCTGGTTTATTAATTTGATTTACAGTTGGATTTGATTTTAATTGATCTTTAAATAATAGACTAACAAAACCTGCTGTGGGATATGTAAGTCTTATTTGTACTTTCTATTTTATTTATTCACTTTTAATTACATATCTTTTTTATAAACTAAAGTGACACCAGGCAGATCACTTTACATTTTCGATGATGATAACTTTAGTTTTTGTATCAATAATTATGTTTGGTAGTTTCATTCAAAATAAAGGTTTTTGAGTACTTGTTAAGTTTATAAGTATCTTATTGATAGTGGTTTTTTTAACTCCTTTATTTGTACTTTTAACTACATTTATAAGAAATAATGAGTTAAGAAATATTGAAGATCTTGAAAAAACTATTGAAGCACATAAAAAAGGAGAAGTAATACCTACAAAAGCGCTTTTAAAAGCTCAAAGATATCAAAAGTTTCTTATTAAAAAAGAAGCTAGGGAACAAGAATTAATTAAATTTAAATTAGAACTAGATGAAAAAATTAGAAAAGAATTAGAAATTCAAAAATCTAAAGAAGAGTTAAAAAAAGATAAGATAAATCAAAAGTTAGATGCAAAAGAAGATAAGAAAAGAAAAAAACAGAAGGATTAATATATCTTTCTGTTTTTTAGTCTATTAATTTTTTCTTCATATATATTTAAAAAAACCTTTTCTTTTTTATTTTCATACATAAAAATAGCTCATAAACTTCAAAGTAAATCTTGATATTTAATCATTTTGTTCAAAGTATTTAACTCATTTTCTTTTAGTAATTCTGATTCAATGCTTTTGGAAATGAAATAATCAATTA
This genomic window contains:
- the rpsO gene encoding 30S ribosomal protein S15 yields the protein MVSKSQIESIVKEYGDNGKDTGKAEVKIAILTQDIQNLTEHLNLHKKDITSRRSLLKKVAQRRHLLNFLFKKDVERYKTIIEKLKIRK
- the miaA gene encoding tRNA (adenosine(37)-N6)-dimethylallyltransferase MiaA; translation: MNKIIVIVGPTASGKTDLSVKIAKEFNGECINSDSTQIFKGTDIATNKITLEEMQGVKHHLISIKEVNETYSVADFQKEAREKVAKILEQGKIPIIVGGTGLYTNAVLMDYNFSSDDHIKDYEKQYENLSNEQVWDILNSKDELEAQKIHPNNRYRLIRALEIIELNGVQKSEIIKDNKKYIYDNLLIIGLFPQREHLYSKINNRVLTLTDRGLFKEIEDAWKANDYNKKAQSLKCIGGPEIIKYLEKEISYDECIELMQKNNRHYARRQLTWFRNQLDNVTWFEHDYSNYDQVTDEIVEFIKNNI
- a CDS encoding DxFTY motif-containing membrane protein: MKNNFLTDFNKSRTPFFKSLGFLMIEAIIPGLLIWFTVGFDFNWSLNNRLTKPAVGYVSLICTFYFIYSLLITYLFYKLKWHQADHFTFSMMITLVFVSIIMFGSFIQNKGFWVLVKFISILLIVVFLTPLFVLLTTFIRNNELRNIEDLEKTIEAHKKGEVIPTKALLKAQRYQKFLIKKEAREQELIKFKLELDEKIRKELEIQKSKEELKKDKINQKLDAKEDKKRKKQKD